GTTTTAGTTCATTGTGaatagatagatactgtacatCCGTCAACATCCTTGACCCAAGGATGACAATCATTGTCATTGGACACACTGGTGATTTGGTAAAATAATTCACTGAGTTGGTGCAATGATTTCTCTTAGACTCTGTCTTTCgttctgtctttatttttttcttcctgccTTGCCATGCCCTTTTACAGCTATGGAGAACAACACCTGTGTACCTGGGCAGCCATGTCCGCCTTTATGTGTGACTGTCAATGGCTCACTAAAGTGCACGTGTCCAGAAGGATACAACTTGACTGATGATGACACATGCTCACGTACGTAAGATGGCAGTGCTCAATATCAGACCTGTTAGTCCACTGCCTCAGTTTTAGGCCGTACAAAATCAGTCAGCATAGCGGCATTTCATATAAATTTGGTCATTCACAGCAATGGAAGAGAGCAACTGTGTTCCTGGAGAGCCGTGCCCacctacgtgtgtgtttgtggacggaTCACTGAAGTGCACATGTCCAGAGGGATATGTCTTGAGTGACGACAGTGAAATATGCTTTCGTAAGGGCGCTCTATCATGACTGATAGAGAAGGAATGACCATGCAAACAGATATGCATGCGTGATTTCCAAAAACTAACTGTAGAAAGTTGTGGCATCACAAGTTTCCTACATGCTGGATTTCATGGAAATGCATTTTTTCCCCATATGGGAACACAATGACGAACCATCTGCTATTGGTAGATAATGCATGAGACTGACATGTTCTTCAAAGATGAACTGAAGCTCTTTTGTGTACTTTTGGGAGATGTATTTCCATGCTCTTGTTTCTTTCTCATTCTGCCTGTTTGCAGCTGGGGAGAACAACACCTGTGTACCTGGACAGCCATGTCCGCCTTTATGTGTGACCGTCAATGGCTCACTAAAGTGCACGTGTCCAGAAGGATATGCCTTGAGTGACGATAGTGAAACATGCTTACGTAAGGACTGTGGCCAATATCAGACTTATTAATCCACTGCCTCAGTTTTAAGCAGTACCTTCTCAGTCAACAGAGCGGCATTTCATATAAATTTGGTCATTTACAGCAATGGAGGAGAGCAACTGTGTTCCTGGAGAGCCGTGCCCACCTACGTGTGTGTTAGTGGACGGATCACTGAAGTGCACATGTCCAGAGGGATATGCCTTGAGTGACGACAGTGAAATATGCTTTCGTAAGGGCTCTCTATCATGACTGATAGAGAAAGCATCACCATGCAAATACATCATGTAGCATCTGCATGTGTGGTCTGCAAAAACTAACTGTTAAAAAGTTGAAGCTTATTTGTGTACTTTTGGGACATGCATTTTCATGCTCCTGTTTCTTTCTCATCCTTCCTGTTTGCAGCTGGGGAGAACAACACCTGTGTACCTGAACAGCCATGTCCGCCTTTATGTGTGACCGTCAATGGCTCACTAAAGTGCACATGTCCAGAGGGATACACCTTGAGTGACGATAGTGAAACATGCTTACGTAAGGGCCCTCTATCGTCTGATGGATAGATAAGACCATGCAAATGCAAATGGTACTGCATATGTGACCTGCAAGAACTGGACAAAGTTGCACATCAAGAGCAACACCTGTTCATGCATTGTGCAGTAAGTTATGTAGAAGCACTCGAGaagcactcgagaagctgagatagttagATTACGCAGCGTATTGGgaaagatcgctggccgtggtgctgaagtgtctaTGCAGTTCTCGATCTCGGGAGTACAGGGCGCCACTAAGAACTCGGGCAGTATCTAcgcccgcagatatgtgtgaGGTCTTAGTGAACACCCCCCGGCCGATGATCgtcagagagcaatggagtaaggtgaacaggagaggaagctagggcaagatgcACATCGATTGAACAGCAGCAGAAGGGgggcgaacggggaggtggtgggtgagagcaagaaagaaaatttctgactggagacaggtgaacaGAGAATCAATGCTATTTAGTTAATTAAGGGACGTTCTAAATTTCAGTTTGTTGAAATTCCCCCGAATAATGGCAGggaggagaatgagatgcagttgGTTAAATAGGCATGCCTATCTTTTCGCACTGAATTCAGACGAATGGCAGTTGAgcagagaatagaatgcaggtggtaaattaagcatgtcaaatttcattacgcttctcccaaacTTTAGTTTTTAACAAATCGTGCATTTTATACTGCCATTTCTTTCTCATCCTTCCTGTTTTCAGCTATGGATAACAGCACCTGTGTACCTGGGCAGCCATGTCCGCCTTTATGTGAGTTAGTGGACGGATCATTGAAGTGCACATGTCCAGAGGGATATGCCTTGAGTGACGACAGTGAAATATGCTTACGTAAGGGCTCTCTATCATGACTGATAGTGAAGGAATCACCATGCAAATACATATGCATGCGTGATCTCAAACTAACTAGCAAACAATACATATTGTGAGTTTCCTACTTGTTGAAATTTCACAGAAAACACACTGGCCCACTGTTGTTAATTAATAGATGAGGAATGTGAAAACTGCTATTAAAATAACAATTGTGAGCTGCACTCAAATTCAAAATTTGAGCTGCACAAGAACTCTTGTATGAACTTTTTGGGGAGAAGCATTTCTAAGATGGTGCAATGCTTTTCCACCCTGCTGTTTCTTTCATTCTCATCCTGCCTCTTTACAGCCATGGGTAACTACACCTTTGTACCTGGGCAGCCATGTCCGCCTTTATGTATGACTGTCAATGGGTCTCTAAAGTGCACGTGTCCAGATGGATACACCATGACAGATGATGATACATGCACACGTAAGAGAAAGCCCTTGTCATTGCTGTGTTCAATAGTGataacaagtacaagtatgtagATGTTCTGTGTGTGAGACCTCACATCACTATTATTCTGTGACACATTTCAATCTTGCATACAAAAGTGAAGTATTTTTTGCCTTATTTGGAAGTGAATAGGGTGGCCATCTTTAAAAGAAAATGCTGGCcatcatggattttttttttatggcCAACCCCCCTTTTTGAAAGAGTGGATTCAAATGAGCATTTGTGCCAAATTCCATGCTTCCAttccaaagtgaactattttgcCCTTGTCTGCTCCACTGATAATGATATTATGATTGGACAAAAAGAAAACTAATGTGCTTGTACTGATGTTTCAGTGCCATGATAACCAGAATGTAGTAATTGCCATGTTTTACAccggcctacagtatatcacgaaagtgaatacacccctcacagtttttcagatttttgagtatatcttttcataggaaagcattacagaaatttcactttgacacaatgattagtgaccttttaacaacttatttaaccgcttacatttctttttcactcagaaaaaaacaaaatacagccattaatgtttgaacatgtactcacaaaagtgagtacaccccagattaaaatccggtagagaaggggctgtgttggctcgaatcgtctcgaaatgaaaagggatgaaaagggaggtcatcagtgtgcgtttcaacctttctttgcattgaacttttacattttgagtctgcatctggcttaaatagattggtgtgagatttgaatgcaatcctatggagaatatcttgatctgcttcagtagtcacagtgcatgttgacatgcatgtttcttttaggtgtatttcagattgccaatgttgacagcattcatgcatccccaaaccatgtcagtcccactaccatgcttggctattgagaggatacacttttttgtaaaactcacttgtttaccaccacacatgcttgacaccatctaaagcaaatttgtttatcttggtctcaagagagatgaacagaccaaggatatggatcactggaaccatgtcgtgtgatctgaagagaccaagataaacaaatatactttagatggtgtcaagcatttgtggtggtaaacaagtgagtgttataaaaaaaaaagtgtatcctatcaaaatccaagcatggtagtgggactgacatggtttagggatgcatgg
This is a stretch of genomic DNA from Engraulis encrasicolus isolate BLACKSEA-1 chromosome 19, IST_EnEncr_1.0, whole genome shotgun sequence. It encodes these proteins:
- the matn3b gene encoding matrilin-3b isoform X2 → MISLRLCLSFCLYFFLPALPCPFTAMENNTCVPGQPCPPLCVTVNGSLKCTCPEGYNLTDDDTCSPMEESNCVPGEPCPPTCVFVDGSLKCTCPEGYVLSDDSEICFPGENNTCVPGQPCPPLCVTVNGSLKCTCPEGYALSDDSETCLPMEESNCVPGEPCPPTCVLVDGSLKCTCPEGYALSDDSEICFPGENNTCVPEQPCPPLCVTVNGSLKCTCPEGYTLSDDSETCLPMDNSTCVPGQPCPPLCELVDGSLKCTCPEGYALSDDSEICLPMGNYTFVPGQPCPPLCMTVNGSLKCTCPDGYTMTDDDTCTPMEEESNCVPGEPCPPTCVFVDGSLKCTCPEGYALSDDSETCSQEVRAEVTENACMCEAQIAFQKKMQVTIQDLTNKLADVTRQLQEVQGMR